CTCCCCGACCTCCTCGAGCGCGAGGCGATCCTCGGCGGCTGCGGCCCGCCGCACGGCCTCGTAGTCGAGCGCGGCCGGATCCCGTCCGTGAATCTCGCGCAGGGTGCTCCCCTCCCCGGCATCGAGCCTGCGGCGCACGCGGTCGGTTATCTCCCGCGGCGAGCAGTAGCGCACGAGGCAGCCCCGGTTCCCGCACCCGCAGACGGGGCCGTCGGGATCGAGGGGGATGTGACCGATCTCACCGGCGGTCCCGCTCCTCCCGCGGTAGAGCTGCCCGTCGACGAAGATCCCGGCCGAGATCCCCCAACCGGCGTAGACGAAGAGGAAATCACGCACCCCCCGCGCCGCCCCGATCCAACGCTCCCCCACCGCCGAGGCGACCGCGTCGTTGTCGAGCACGACCGGATAGCCGCAGGCGGCCTCGATCTTCTCCCTGAGAGCAACCTCCTCCCAGCCTTCCATCCCCGGCGGGCCATAGACGACCCCACCGCGGGGGTCGTCTATGGCCCGCCGGGGATGGAAGGCTGGGAGG
This genomic stretch from Rubrobacter calidifluminis harbors:
- a CDS encoding ROK family protein; protein product: LPAFHPRRAIDDPRGGVVYGPPGMEGWEEVALREKIEAACGYPVVLDNDAVASAVGERWIGAARGVRDFLFVYAGWGISAGIFVDGQLYRGRSGTAGEIGHIPLDPDGPVCGCGNRGCLVRYCSPREITDRVRRRLDAGEGSTLREIHGRDPAALDYEAVRRAAAAEDRLALEEVGESARMLGRALVGLANTLDPEKVVLGGRAFGGVGEVYQREAEEALGRVLYPGRRQIGVEVSASGEEAVALGAAALVLHDSYAPRMQGLEGL